The Amycolatopsis sp. DG1A-15b genome window below encodes:
- a CDS encoding nitroreductase family deazaflavin-dependent oxidoreductase, with translation MTETRYIKPKKSTNAFNEAVAKLTKLGVSVWGSRVLTVVGRKSGEPRSVPVNLLTVDGVRYLVAPRGETQWVRNLRAAGQGTLRVGRRVETFTFRELAHDEKPGILRAYLKRWKFEVGVFFDGVDAKASDEKLREIAPGYPIFEIFTK, from the coding sequence ATGACCGAGACCCGCTACATCAAGCCGAAGAAGTCCACCAACGCCTTCAACGAGGCCGTCGCGAAGCTGACCAAGCTGGGCGTGAGCGTCTGGGGCAGCCGGGTGCTGACCGTCGTCGGCCGCAAGAGCGGCGAACCACGCTCGGTGCCGGTCAACCTGCTGACCGTCGACGGCGTCCGCTACCTCGTCGCCCCGCGTGGCGAGACGCAGTGGGTGCGCAACCTGCGTGCGGCCGGCCAGGGCACGCTGCGCGTGGGGCGCCGCGTCGAGACGTTCACCTTCCGCGAGCTGGCCCACGACGAGAAGCCGGGCATCCTGCGCGCGTACCTCAAGCGCTGGAAGTTCGAGGTCGGCGTGTTCTTCGACGGCGTCGACGCCAAGGCCTCGGACGAGAAGCTGCGCGAGATCGCGCCGGGCTACCCGATCTT
- a CDS encoding TetR/AcrR family transcriptional regulator: MTATRTARERARAELTQEIKDEARRQLAEVGAHGLSLRAVARELGMVSSAIYRYFPSRDRLLTDLIVDAYNAIGEAAEKADPGTGDLRERWLAIWQGTRDWARAHPHEYALIYGSPIPGYAAPQDTVVPAARVALALVKVLTHTELRAVDGEVPPELRAQAEALTKVLGIIAGPETVARLLMAWTQLFGAISFDLFGQYVGSVDPADAFFAHSAKRMAEFVGL, translated from the coding sequence ATGACCGCCACCCGCACCGCACGTGAACGTGCCCGCGCCGAACTGACCCAGGAGATCAAGGACGAGGCCCGCCGCCAGCTCGCCGAGGTCGGCGCGCACGGGCTTTCGCTGCGCGCGGTGGCCCGGGAGCTGGGCATGGTGTCGTCCGCGATCTACCGGTACTTCCCCAGCCGTGACCGGCTGCTGACCGACCTGATCGTCGACGCCTACAACGCGATCGGCGAAGCGGCCGAGAAGGCGGACCCGGGCACCGGCGACCTCCGCGAGCGGTGGCTGGCGATCTGGCAGGGCACGCGCGACTGGGCCCGCGCCCACCCCCACGAGTACGCCCTGATCTACGGCTCCCCGATCCCCGGCTACGCGGCGCCGCAGGACACCGTCGTACCGGCGGCCCGCGTCGCGCTCGCCCTGGTCAAGGTGCTCACGCACACCGAACTGCGCGCGGTCGACGGTGAGGTCCCGCCCGAGCTGCGCGCCCAGGCCGAGGCGCTCACGAAGGTCCTCGGGATCATCGCGGGGCCCGAAACCGTCGCCCGGCTGCTGATGGCGTGGACGCAGCTGTTCGGCGCGATCAGCTTCGACCTGTTCGGCCAGTACGTCGGCAGCGTCGACCCGGCCGACGCGTTCTTCGCCCACTCGGCGAAGCGGATGGCGGAGTTCGTCGGCCTCTAG
- a CDS encoding 3-hydroxyacyl-CoA dehydrogenase has protein sequence MTGWAGKVGRIRVIGTGVMGRGIVQLAATAGVTVELADVRREAVAEAIEYVGGMVDKLAAKGKLSEDAQAVKDRLVAVAAPDAPADGVDLVVEAVREDLATKRALFASIERICPQETVFATNTSSLSVTEIAAELADPGRLVGLHFFNPVPLMRLVEVVPGARTHGWLPGEALELVKNWGHEPVLAKDAPGFLVNHAGRGLNTEALQILAEALAEPADVDRIARDVLGLKLGPFELLDLTGLDVSHAVLESIWSGFHGDPRLRPSWLTRPRVAAGLFGRKNGEGFYAYADGKQRVADEPAAPPKPASPVFTADEHLARALSSAGVQVVSDAYPDAVLLVPLYGESTVDAATRAGLPADRVAGVDPLGGYERRLTMSVHPGLDPAAGRAAWGALAATGHPVTVVRDGPAPIAQRLLASIVNTACFIAGQHLATPADIDTAVRLGLGYPRGPLAWGDLVGGDVVLRILRGLSAATGDPRYRPSPWLVERVALGLPLTTAGTTPAGLRTS, from the coding sequence GTGACGGGGTGGGCCGGGAAGGTCGGCAGGATCCGGGTGATCGGCACCGGGGTGATGGGCCGCGGGATCGTCCAGCTGGCCGCGACCGCGGGGGTGACCGTCGAGCTGGCCGACGTCCGGCGCGAGGCCGTCGCCGAGGCGATCGAGTACGTCGGCGGGATGGTGGACAAGCTCGCCGCCAAGGGCAAGCTGAGCGAGGACGCTCAAGCCGTCAAGGACCGGCTGGTCGCGGTGGCCGCGCCCGACGCGCCAGCGGACGGTGTCGACCTCGTCGTCGAAGCCGTCCGGGAGGACCTCGCGACGAAACGCGCCCTGTTCGCGAGCATCGAGCGGATCTGTCCACAGGAGACGGTGTTCGCGACGAACACGAGTTCGCTGTCGGTCACCGAGATCGCCGCCGAGCTGGCCGACCCCGGCCGGCTCGTCGGCCTGCACTTCTTCAACCCGGTGCCGCTGATGCGCCTGGTCGAGGTGGTCCCCGGCGCGCGCACGCACGGCTGGCTGCCGGGCGAGGCACTCGAACTGGTCAAGAACTGGGGCCACGAGCCGGTGCTCGCGAAGGACGCGCCCGGCTTCCTGGTCAACCATGCCGGCCGCGGCCTCAACACCGAGGCGCTGCAGATCCTCGCCGAGGCGCTGGCCGAGCCCGCCGACGTCGACCGCATCGCCCGTGACGTGCTCGGCCTGAAGCTCGGCCCGTTCGAGCTGCTCGACCTCACCGGCCTCGACGTCTCGCACGCCGTCCTCGAAAGCATCTGGAGCGGCTTCCACGGCGACCCGCGGCTGCGGCCGTCGTGGCTGACCCGGCCGCGCGTGGCCGCCGGCCTGTTCGGCCGGAAGAACGGCGAAGGTTTCTACGCCTACGCCGACGGCAAGCAGCGGGTCGCCGACGAGCCCGCCGCCCCGCCGAAGCCGGCGAGCCCGGTGTTCACCGCGGACGAGCACCTCGCCCGCGCGCTGTCGTCCGCGGGCGTGCAGGTGGTTTCGGACGCCTACCCGGACGCGGTCCTGCTCGTACCGCTCTACGGTGAATCCACAGTGGACGCCGCGACCCGCGCCGGGCTGCCGGCGGACCGCGTCGCCGGCGTCGATCCGCTGGGCGGTTACGAACGCCGTCTGACGATGTCGGTGCACCCCGGGCTCGACCCGGCCGCCGGCCGCGCCGCGTGGGGCGCGCTGGCCGCGACCGGCCACCCCGTGACGGTCGTCCGCGACGGCCCCGCCCCGATCGCGCAGCGCCTGCTGGCGTCGATCGTCAACACGGCGTGCTTCATCGCGGGCCAGCACCTGGCCACACCGGCGGACATCGACACGGCGGTCCGCCTCGGTCTCGGCTACCCCCGCGGCCCGCTGGCCTGGGGCGACCTCGTCGGCGGCGACGTGGTGCTGCGCATCCTGCGCGGGCTCTCCGCGGCCACCGGCGACCCCCGCTACCGGCCGAGCCCGTGGCTGGTCGAGCGCGTCGCCCTCGGCCTGCCATTGACGACGGCCGGCACGACGCCGGCCGGCCTGCGGACGTCCTGA
- a CDS encoding L,D-transpeptidase: MRVRRVLAALSTLAIGAVLTACSASGTADVRLAADTPSSTPSATQAPAAAPATTPTSAPAKAKPVMAAGVPCTITAKACVSLSGKQAWLLDEGKIVYGPVKMLPGKQDGPTPVGKWQVEYKEKLHHSNEFNGAPMPNSVFFAPGGIAFHEGSLSRYSAGCVHLSSAASLKFFNTLEKGDEVQVVR, encoded by the coding sequence ATGCGCGTGCGGCGCGTTCTGGCTGCTCTGTCCACTTTGGCCATCGGGGCGGTGCTGACCGCGTGTTCGGCGAGTGGGACGGCGGACGTCCGGCTGGCGGCGGACACGCCCTCGTCCACTCCTTCGGCCACGCAGGCGCCCGCGGCGGCTCCGGCGACGACTCCGACTTCGGCTCCGGCCAAGGCGAAGCCGGTGATGGCGGCCGGGGTTCCGTGCACGATCACGGCGAAGGCGTGTGTGTCCCTTTCGGGCAAGCAGGCTTGGCTGCTCGACGAGGGCAAGATCGTGTACGGCCCGGTGAAGATGTTGCCCGGCAAGCAGGATGGGCCGACCCCGGTGGGCAAGTGGCAGGTGGAGTACAAGGAAAAGCTGCACCACAGCAACGAGTTCAACGGTGCACCGATGCCGAACTCGGTGTTCTTCGCCCCCGGCGGCATCGCGTTCCACGAGGGCAGCCTCAGCAGGTACTCGGCCGGCTGCGTGCACCTCTCGAGCGCGGCGTCGCTGAAGTTCTTCAACACCCTTGAGAAGGGTGATGAAGTCCAGGTCGTCCGGTAA
- a CDS encoding PQQ-dependent sugar dehydrogenase produces the protein MAVRKLRLLLVAALTGALLPAVSTGVATAATLPPGFVLQDTDSGLGAYRLTDFGYLPDNSVLATGKDGVVRWLPATGAGRTIAALPVHAEGDLGLVGLAVAPDYPTSRAIYLTRSIDTATGFAMRLSRFTVTADAAGAPAGLTGEQPLFEAPGAYNVHGIDTVVAAADGTLWLSVGDDSDYRMVDPGALRAQDLDQPYGKILHLTAGGQGVPGNPYYDAANPGSTASKVFARGFRNPFRFGIDPSLGLPVAGDVGWNSWEEVDVVQRGANQGWPCWEGNHQTPGYSALAGCAGVPNQPPLFELPHGAGVMTANSVTGGIVYSGSSYPAVYRGSYFFGDYVANKIWTLRYDDRGRLTQAPENPPVFTDVGGPVKFAAAPNGDIAYADILSGHLRRLSYSAGNTAPVAKATTSTNPDTRTVSFDGSASVDYDSDALGYDWDFGDGTTAADAGPKVSHAYAAGTASFTAKLRVRDPLGLTGEVAIAVAPGNHTPVLTLTSPRTTTFAVNQQVAVSATATDAEDGALPITWTTAVRHCPSEATCHAHPGIGGTGASFAQPFTAHPDSRMEFTATVTDSAGVSASRTYTAMPRQHRITLRGTQPASLSIPVEGGVSSAMVTEGASFDVEAAPLAIDGASRFSGWQGGPAEPTWIVTVGTGDLTLTANYTTPIEQRYNADAAVRAVLGAPVAAEITDGPVHYRVHENGRLYWSAETGTWYVTGPVLDKYLAWGGHAVLGPPSSDTSTTPDGMAQYNHFLTNGTVGSIYSTAATGTHLIFGEIRKKWAELDYERGLGYPTTDELGTPDGVARYNHFVKDGWVGSIYYTTATGAHAISGEIRKKWAELDYERGLGYPTTDELGTPDGVGRYNHFVKGGWIGSIYYTTATGAHAIYGEIRKKWAALDYERGLGYPATDELSTPDGRGRYNHFTGGGSIYYTWTTGAHMVKGEIRKRWAALGWEYSYLHYPKSDEYVTNGGYRSDFEGGYLTYTSATGARDHRW, from the coding sequence ATGGCCGTGCGGAAGCTTCGCCTGCTCTTGGTGGCGGCCCTGACCGGGGCGTTGCTGCCCGCCGTGTCCACGGGAGTGGCGACGGCGGCGACGCTTCCGCCGGGGTTCGTGCTCCAGGACACCGACTCCGGGCTGGGGGCATACCGGCTCACGGACTTCGGGTACCTGCCGGACAACTCCGTCCTCGCCACCGGCAAGGACGGAGTTGTCCGCTGGCTGCCGGCCACCGGCGCCGGCCGGACGATCGCGGCGCTGCCGGTCCACGCCGAGGGGGACCTCGGTCTCGTCGGGCTGGCCGTGGCGCCGGACTACCCGACGTCGCGGGCCATCTACCTCACGCGGTCGATCGACACCGCCACCGGTTTCGCCATGCGGCTGTCGCGGTTCACCGTGACCGCGGACGCGGCGGGCGCGCCGGCCGGCCTGACCGGTGAGCAGCCACTCTTCGAAGCGCCGGGCGCCTACAACGTCCACGGCATCGACACGGTCGTCGCGGCCGCGGACGGCACGCTGTGGCTGTCGGTCGGCGACGACAGCGACTACCGGATGGTGGACCCGGGCGCGCTGCGGGCCCAGGACCTCGACCAGCCCTACGGCAAGATCTTGCACCTGACCGCCGGCGGCCAGGGCGTGCCGGGGAACCCGTACTACGACGCGGCGAACCCGGGCTCGACCGCGAGCAAGGTGTTCGCGCGGGGATTCCGCAACCCGTTCCGCTTCGGCATCGACCCGAGCCTCGGCCTGCCGGTGGCCGGCGACGTCGGCTGGAACAGCTGGGAAGAGGTCGACGTCGTCCAGCGCGGCGCCAACCAGGGCTGGCCGTGCTGGGAGGGCAACCACCAGACGCCGGGTTACAGCGCCCTCGCGGGCTGCGCCGGCGTGCCGAACCAGCCGCCCCTGTTCGAGCTGCCGCACGGCGCCGGGGTCATGACGGCCAACAGCGTCACGGGCGGCATTGTCTACAGTGGATCCAGCTACCCGGCGGTCTACCGCGGCTCGTACTTCTTCGGCGACTACGTGGCGAACAAGATCTGGACGCTGCGCTACGACGACCGGGGCCGGCTCACGCAGGCCCCGGAGAACCCGCCGGTCTTCACCGATGTCGGCGGCCCGGTGAAGTTCGCGGCGGCGCCGAACGGCGACATCGCCTACGCGGACATCCTCTCCGGTCATCTGCGCCGCCTCAGCTACTCCGCCGGCAACACCGCGCCGGTGGCCAAAGCCACGACGTCGACGAACCCGGACACGCGCACGGTGTCGTTCGACGGCTCGGCATCGGTGGACTACGACAGCGACGCGCTCGGCTACGACTGGGACTTCGGCGACGGAACGACTGCGGCCGACGCCGGTCCGAAGGTGTCGCACGCCTACGCGGCGGGCACCGCGTCGTTCACCGCGAAGCTGCGGGTCCGGGACCCGCTCGGGCTCACCGGCGAGGTCGCCATCGCGGTCGCGCCGGGCAACCACACCCCGGTGCTCACGCTGACCTCGCCCCGGACCACGACGTTCGCCGTGAACCAGCAGGTCGCCGTGAGCGCCACCGCGACCGACGCCGAGGACGGCGCCCTGCCGATCACGTGGACCACGGCGGTGCGGCACTGCCCGAGCGAAGCGACGTGTCATGCGCACCCGGGCATCGGCGGGACCGGGGCGAGCTTCGCGCAGCCGTTCACCGCGCACCCGGACTCCCGGATGGAGTTCACCGCGACGGTGACCGACAGCGCGGGCGTCTCCGCTTCCCGGACGTACACGGCGATGCCGCGGCAGCACCGGATCACCCTGCGCGGTACGCAACCCGCTTCGCTGAGCATCCCGGTGGAGGGTGGCGTCAGCTCGGCCATGGTCACCGAAGGTGCTTCCTTCGACGTCGAGGCCGCGCCGCTGGCCATCGACGGCGCCTCCCGGTTCTCCGGCTGGCAGGGCGGTCCGGCGGAGCCGACCTGGATCGTCACCGTCGGCACCGGCGACCTGACGCTGACGGCGAACTACACAACCCCGATCGAGCAGCGCTACAACGCCGACGCGGCGGTGCGGGCGGTGCTCGGCGCACCGGTGGCGGCCGAGATCACCGACGGCCCGGTCCACTACCGGGTCCACGAGAACGGCCGGCTGTATTGGAGCGCGGAGACCGGCACCTGGTACGTCACCGGCCCGGTGCTGGACAAGTACCTCGCCTGGGGCGGGCACGCCGTGCTCGGGCCGCCGTCGTCCGACACGTCGACGACCCCGGACGGAATGGCCCAGTACAACCATTTCCTCACCAACGGCACCGTGGGATCGATCTACTCCACCGCCGCGACGGGTACGCACCTGATCTTCGGGGAGATCCGGAAGAAGTGGGCGGAGCTGGATTACGAGCGTGGCTTGGGCTACCCGACCACGGACGAGCTGGGAACGCCGGACGGCGTCGCTCGCTACAACCATTTCGTCAAGGATGGCTGGGTCGGGTCGATCTACTACACGACGGCGACGGGCGCGCACGCGATCTCCGGGGAGATCCGCAAGAAGTGGGCGGAGCTGGATTACGAGCGTGGCTTGGGCTACCCGACCACGGACGAGCTGGGAACGCCGGACGGCGTCGGCCGCTACAACCATTTCGTCAAGGGTGGCTGGATCGGGTCGATCTACTACACCACCGCGACGGGCGCGCACGCCATTTACGGGGAGATCCGGAAGAAGTGGGCGGCGCTCGACTACGAGCGCGGTCTCGGCTACCCGGCGACCGACGAACTCAGCACACCGGACGGCCGCGGCCGCTACAACCACTTCACCGGCGGCGGCTCGATCTACTACACGTGGACCACCGGCGCCCACATGGTGAAGGGCGAGATCCGGAAGCGCTGGGCCGCGCTCGGCTGGGAATACTCCTACCTCCACTACCCGAAGTCGGACGAGTACGTGACGAACGGGGGTTACCGCAGCGACTTCGAGGGCGGCTACCTCACCTACACCTCCGCCACCGGGGCTCGGGACCACCGCTGGTGA
- a CDS encoding L,D-transpeptidase encodes MKRLLAGAAALATAFVLAACSGGGSAGGANAGGGAVAAAGTGGGTPTTSSATPTPTATFTVPPETPTPTPSSTKPTPTSTSAKPKPKPTPTTKPTPKPAPDPGVPCAAAAAASGTAACVDLSAHKAWLLEGGKVVYGPVPMLPGRKGNETPTGAFHVLSKEKMHLSKEFDNAEMPNSVFFYPGDAFHTGSLSVYSHGCIHLSAGASLKFFNTLNIGDVVQVVP; translated from the coding sequence GTGAAAAGGCTTCTGGCGGGAGCGGCCGCGCTGGCCACCGCGTTCGTGCTGGCCGCGTGCTCCGGAGGGGGCTCGGCCGGTGGCGCGAACGCGGGTGGCGGGGCCGTCGCCGCGGCGGGGACCGGCGGCGGGACGCCGACGACCTCGAGCGCCACCCCCACGCCGACCGCCACCTTCACGGTGCCGCCGGAGACGCCGACGCCCACCCCGTCGTCCACGAAGCCGACGCCGACCAGCACCTCGGCCAAGCCGAAGCCCAAGCCGACGCCGACCACGAAGCCGACGCCCAAGCCCGCGCCGGACCCCGGCGTCCCGTGCGCGGCGGCGGCCGCGGCTTCGGGTACGGCCGCCTGCGTCGACCTCTCGGCGCACAAGGCGTGGCTGCTGGAGGGCGGCAAGGTCGTCTACGGCCCGGTGCCGATGCTGCCGGGCCGCAAGGGCAACGAGACCCCGACGGGCGCGTTCCACGTGCTGTCGAAGGAGAAGATGCACCTGTCGAAGGAATTCGACAACGCGGAGATGCCGAACTCGGTCTTCTTCTACCCGGGTGACGCCTTCCACACGGGCAGCCTCTCGGTGTACTCGCACGGCTGCATCCACCTGTCGGCGGGCGCGTCTCTGAAGTTCTTCAACACGCTGAACATCGGCGACGTCGTGCAGGTCGTCCCGTAA
- a CDS encoding serine/threonine-protein kinase, whose protein sequence is MLIADRYELDELPLGRGGMGAVHGGYDRRLGRRVAIKLLRLPGRDEELEARFAREARILATLDHPGVPTLYDYGTHDDRLFQVMQFVDGVTVADLLAEHGPLPVPWAAAIAAQACAVLTAAHALAVCHRDLKPSNLMLGPDGGVKVMDFGLAVLREADAAQFTRAGQLLGTPSYMAPEQIQRGGAEPRSDLYALGCVLHEMLTGRRLFDGPTAYAVFERQVKELPPPVPGLSKPLNRLLAEMLAKDPEARPAGAAVLYERLGAFVGELPPLPGFLLPPSVPSPGRMYARVLGRISG, encoded by the coding sequence ATGCTGATCGCCGACCGCTACGAGCTCGACGAGCTGCCGCTCGGCCGCGGCGGGATGGGCGCGGTGCACGGCGGGTACGACCGCCGGCTGGGCCGCCGCGTGGCGATCAAGCTGCTCAGGCTGCCGGGCCGCGACGAAGAGCTGGAAGCCCGCTTCGCCCGCGAAGCCCGCATCCTGGCGACGCTCGATCACCCCGGTGTCCCGACGCTGTACGACTACGGCACCCACGACGACCGGTTGTTCCAGGTCATGCAGTTCGTCGACGGTGTCACGGTGGCCGACCTGCTCGCCGAGCACGGCCCGCTGCCGGTGCCGTGGGCCGCGGCGATCGCGGCGCAGGCGTGCGCGGTGCTGACCGCCGCGCACGCACTCGCGGTCTGCCACCGCGACCTCAAGCCGTCCAACCTGATGCTCGGGCCCGACGGCGGCGTGAAGGTGATGGACTTCGGGCTGGCCGTGCTCCGCGAAGCCGACGCGGCGCAGTTCACGCGGGCCGGGCAGCTGCTGGGGACGCCGTCGTACATGGCTCCCGAACAGATCCAGCGGGGCGGCGCCGAACCGCGCAGCGACCTCTACGCGCTGGGCTGCGTGCTGCACGAGATGCTCACCGGACGGCGGCTCTTCGACGGGCCCACCGCGTACGCGGTGTTCGAGCGGCAGGTCAAGGAGCTGCCGCCGCCGGTGCCGGGCCTGTCGAAACCGTTGAACAGGCTGCTGGCCGAGATGCTGGCGAAGGATCCGGAAGCCCGGCCGGCCGGCGCCGCCGTGCTGTACGAGCGGCTCGGCGCGTTCGTCGGCGAGCTGCCGCCGCTGCCGGGGTTCCTGCTGCCGCCGTCGGTGCCCAGCCCGGGCCGGATGTACGCCCGGGTGCTGGGCCGCATCAGCGGCTGA
- a CDS encoding N-6 DNA methylase, translated as MDDDATVSAADIARLAGVGRAAVSNWRRRYPDFPPPVGGTASSPLFGLSAVAGWFRARGKKFELSAGERAWQRLRALGDDLDLAERVSRAGGFFAFQAGIFDTFDSELDDPELLTLLSELTHQAGPVEAFELLCRRYFEAHSRRLSATPEPIAELMARLAGPVSTILDPACGFGALALASGAKTVLGQDSDPMTASIAELRLRLRGIEAEVHAVDALREDAFAGRTAEAVLCDPPFNERAWGHDELVGDARWEYGLPPRGEPELAWVQHCLAHVEPGGTVVILMPGAAAGRRSGKRIRGNLLRAGAVRAVVTLTPTGPDLWLLRRPAPGERAPSTVLLGEAGDDLSTVEASWREFGAHPESGVRIIDLLDDDVDLTPARRRTRDEDPGQAFQAVRARFAGLAPQLPPLEAADAEPAFTTIGELVKAGVVDVRYAPVRADAEHPLAEAGDVVASVTGIAYVHSGPPEPVGAGLTVYRVDSDRLDADFLAGCLRAADLPAASASTRIDGRRVRIPRVPLAVQREYGEVFRRLAEFDAVLRETAETGRELVRLGFAGLVGGRLRPGQ; from the coding sequence ATGGACGACGATGCCACGGTCAGCGCGGCCGACATCGCGCGGCTCGCCGGGGTCGGGCGGGCCGCGGTCAGCAACTGGCGCCGCCGCTACCCGGACTTCCCGCCGCCGGTCGGCGGCACGGCGTCGAGCCCGTTGTTCGGCCTCTCCGCCGTGGCCGGCTGGTTCCGCGCCCGCGGCAAGAAGTTCGAGCTGAGCGCCGGCGAACGCGCGTGGCAGCGGCTGCGCGCCCTCGGCGACGACCTCGACCTGGCCGAGCGCGTCAGCCGCGCGGGCGGCTTCTTCGCCTTCCAGGCCGGCATCTTCGACACCTTCGACAGCGAGCTCGACGACCCGGAGCTGCTCACCCTGCTCAGCGAGCTGACGCACCAGGCAGGGCCGGTGGAAGCGTTCGAACTGTTGTGCCGCCGGTACTTCGAGGCGCATTCACGGCGGTTGTCGGCCACTCCGGAACCGATCGCCGAGCTGATGGCCCGGCTCGCCGGTCCGGTGTCGACGATCCTCGACCCCGCGTGCGGCTTCGGCGCGCTCGCGCTGGCGAGCGGCGCGAAAACCGTGCTGGGACAGGACAGCGACCCGATGACGGCGTCGATCGCGGAGTTGCGGTTGCGGTTGCGCGGCATCGAGGCCGAGGTCCACGCGGTCGACGCGCTGCGCGAAGACGCCTTCGCCGGCCGCACCGCCGAAGCAGTGTTGTGCGACCCGCCGTTCAACGAACGGGCTTGGGGGCACGACGAACTGGTCGGTGACGCGCGCTGGGAATACGGCCTGCCCCCGCGCGGCGAACCCGAGCTCGCCTGGGTGCAGCACTGCCTCGCGCACGTCGAACCCGGTGGCACCGTGGTGATCCTGATGCCGGGCGCGGCGGCCGGGCGGCGCAGTGGCAAGCGCATCCGCGGCAACCTGCTGCGGGCGGGCGCGGTCCGTGCCGTCGTCACGCTGACGCCGACGGGCCCCGACCTCTGGCTGCTGCGGCGGCCGGCCCCCGGGGAGCGAGCGCCGTCCACCGTGCTGCTCGGCGAAGCGGGCGACGATCTGTCCACAGTGGAAGCGAGCTGGCGGGAATTCGGCGCGCACCCGGAATCCGGCGTCCGGATCATCGACCTGCTCGACGACGACGTCGACCTGACGCCTGCCCGCCGCCGCACCAGGGACGAGGATCCGGGCCAGGCCTTCCAGGCCGTGCGCGCCCGGTTCGCCGGGCTGGCGCCCCAGTTGCCACCCCTGGAGGCGGCGGACGCCGAACCGGCGTTCACGACCATCGGCGAGCTGGTCAAGGCCGGCGTCGTCGACGTCCGGTACGCGCCGGTGCGCGCGGATGCCGAACACCCGCTGGCCGAGGCGGGTGACGTCGTCGCGTCGGTGACCGGCATCGCGTACGTCCACAGTGGACCGCCGGAGCCGGTGGGTGCCGGGCTCACCGTGTACCGCGTCGACTCCGACCGGCTGGACGCGGACTTCCTCGCCGGGTGCCTGCGCGCGGCCGACCTGCCCGCCGCGTCGGCGTCGACCCGGATCGACGGCAGGCGCGTGCGGATCCCGCGGGTCCCGCTCGCCGTCCAGCGCGAGTACGGCGAGGTCTTCCGGCGGCTGGCGGAGTTCGACGCGGTTCTGCGCGAGACGGCCGAAACCGGCCGCGAGCTGGTCCGGCTAGGCTTCGCTGGACTTGTCGGAGGACGGCTCAGGCCGGGCCAATAG
- a CDS encoding protein phosphatase 2C domain-containing protein, with the protein MTHDRYVLRYAAGSDVGKRRRVNEDAMYASSRLLAVADGIGGQPHGEVASATAVDVLRELEVDLRRLDLTNVDMAATLAGVVKSIDARLHEVVSQEPTTEGMGTTLTALLFDGVEFAAAHIGDSRGYLLRDGGLRRLTRDHTLVQALVEDGRVAAEDAESHPRRSLLMKALQTAGSGDPDIWTFKAKPGDRYLLCSDGLSGPVSEATLRDVLAAGAEPAEVIPELIRLANEGGGPDNITCVVADVTP; encoded by the coding sequence ATGACACACGATCGGTACGTCCTGCGGTACGCCGCGGGGTCGGACGTCGGCAAGCGTCGCCGGGTCAACGAGGACGCGATGTACGCGAGTTCCCGGCTGCTCGCCGTCGCCGACGGCATCGGCGGCCAGCCGCACGGCGAGGTCGCCAGCGCGACGGCGGTCGACGTGCTGCGCGAGCTCGAAGTCGACCTGCGACGGCTCGATCTGACGAACGTGGACATGGCCGCGACGCTGGCCGGGGTGGTCAAGTCGATCGACGCGCGGCTGCACGAAGTGGTCTCGCAGGAACCGACGACCGAAGGCATGGGCACCACGCTGACGGCCCTGCTGTTCGACGGTGTCGAGTTCGCGGCGGCCCACATCGGCGACTCCCGCGGCTACCTCCTGCGCGACGGCGGCCTGCGCCGGCTGACCCGCGACCACACACTCGTGCAGGCGCTGGTCGAAGACGGCCGCGTCGCCGCGGAGGACGCCGAGTCGCACCCCCGGCGTTCCCTGCTGATGAAGGCGTTGCAGACAGCGGGCTCCGGCGACCCCGACATCTGGACGTTCAAGGCGAAGCCGGGCGACCGCTACCTGCTCTGTTCGGACGGCCTGAGCGGCCCGGTCTCCGAAGCGACCCTCCGCGACGTCCTGGCGGCCGGCGCGGAGCCGGCCGAAGTGATCCCGGAGCTGATCCGCCTGGCCAACGAGGGCGGCGGCCCGGACAACATCACGTGCGTGGTCGCCGACGTCACGCCCTGA